In Phlebotomus papatasi isolate M1 chromosome 1, Ppap_2.1, whole genome shotgun sequence, the following proteins share a genomic window:
- the LOC129799448 gene encoding uncharacterized protein LOC129799448 — MMELLQRVEKLVDNAMIELEKMDQDSNTNLLSSESKDATEIQAHPVIPGKCITERMDWKVEEEYNPMWPNDYKVLLDDLDKEGEQGKEYINSVCENKFSPLHKNCPKHYEMPSNSINDSITEINKITNVSDLEKFIRNYQDDIFKIPLPPSPQKIESWEFLPVLSDLN; from the exons ATGATGGAACTATTGCAAAGAGTTGAAAAACTTGTGGATAATGCGATGATTGAATTGGAGAAGATGGATCAGGATTCTAATACAAATCTTTTG TCCAGCGAGAGCAAAGACGCAACAGAAATTCAGGCTCATCCAGTAATCCCAGGAAAATGTATCACTGAGCGAATGGACTGGAAAGTGGAAGAAGAGTATAACCCAATGTGGCCAAATGACTACAAGGTTCTACTAGATGATCTAGATAAAGAAGGTGAACAAGggaaagaatatatcaattcgGTGTGCGAAAACAAATTTTCACCACTAcataaaaattgcccaaaacATTACGAAATGCCATCAAATTCAATTAATGATAGCATTACTGAGATTAATAAGATCACAAATGTATCGGATCTTGAGAAATTTATACGTAATTACCAGGATGACATATTTAAAATTCCATTACCACCGAGTCCACAGAAGATTGAATCCTGGGAATTTTTACCAGTTTTGTCGGATTTAAATTAA
- the LOC129799449 gene encoding L-asparaginase, translated as MENSSDCDDIGNEFRAKVNGSASISQVSLGSSQKSVSLSKMGSFTPSKMSDKSSLRRNRSYGNMLASGNSEAKVLVIYTGGTIGMMRNEKNALEPIQNALVKNIRRFPHMHDVEYAQQRFGTGASMAPLVLPFVENEPRRVIYTISEYDPLLDSSNMTINDWVRIAEDIRQSYEFFDGFVVLHGTDTLSYTASALSFMLENLGKTVIITGSQIPIFETRTDGKDNFTSALIIAGNYVIPEVSVFFGSKLYRGNRTIKVSSASLDAFDTPNVPCLANVGINVEVDYRLIFRPCTVNRFCVHSHLDENVGILRLFPSITTATIRAFLQPPMRGVVLQSFGAGNIPSNREDMLQALKDASQNGMIIVNCTQCTTGSVCDLYETGRLLQDCGVISGYDMTPEAALTKLAYCLGKSEWSLEEKKKMMQRNLRGELTAGKSPEMQEFDLVDAVARSLHLSTPQELSQLGATLFPAMVNSAVKAGDLAKVELMKSYGADLSSVNYDYRTALHIAAAEGREDVVKHLLLHGVTVHVRDRHDRTPLMEAIANDHHAIIRLLIKCGAHITGSARGVGEFLCAAAARGRLERFESYRLAGADLSQPDPSGRTALHVAALHGHKKLVEYLLKNYVDKDEVDLLGLTAEDYAKRSGHEEICGILQSEHKNGMSH; from the exons ATGGAAAACTCGTCAGATTGTGACGATATTGGAAATGAATTTCGTGCGAAAGTCAATGGTTCGGCAAGTATTAGCCAGGTGAGCCTGGGATCCAGTCAAAAATCTGTGAGTCTCAGTAAAATGGGCAGTTTCACGCCATCGAAAATGTCAGATAAATCATCTCTAAGGCGGAATAGGAGCTACGGGAACATGCTGGCATCGGGAAATAGTGAAGCTAAAGTCCTTGTGATCTATACTGGTGGAACGATTGGAATGATGAGAAATGAGAAAAATG cacTTGAACCTATCCAGAATGCACTTGTGAAGAATATCCGTCGTTTTCCACACATGCATGATGTAGAATATGCTCAGCAGAGATTTGGCACTGGTGCTTCTATGGCACCTCTAGTTTTACCTTTTGTTGAAAACGAACCAAGGCGCGTGATTTACACTATATCAGAGTATGATCCACTCTTGGATTCCAGCAATATGACTATAAATGATTGGGTGCGAATTGCTGAGGATATTAGG CAATCTTATGAATTCTTCGATGGATTTGTCGTTCTTCATGGTACTGATACTCTCTCGTATACAGCGTCTGCCCTGTCTTTTATGCTTGAAAATTTGGGCAAGACAGTAATCATCACGGGATCACAAATTCCAATCTTCGAAACTCGTACAGACGGAAAAGATAATTTCACATCTGCATTGATAATTGCGGGAAATTATGTAATACCGGAAGTATCAGTGTTCTTCGGTTCCAAACTTTATCGTGGTAATCGTACGATAAAGGTAAGCTCAGCTTCATTGGATGCATTTGACACTCCAAATGTTCCATGCCTGGCTAATGTGGGCATAAACGTAGAGGTGGATTACAGACTGATTTTCCGACCATGTACTGTTAATCGCTTTTGCGTTCATAGTCATCTAGATGAGAATGTTGGTATTCTCAGACTTTTTCCTAGCATCACAACGGCCACAATTCGCGCATTCTTACAACCACCCATGCGAGGGGTGGTGCTGCAGTCTTTTGGGGCTGGTAATATTCCATCTAATCGCGAAGATATGTTGCAAGCGCTTAAGGATGCCTCACAGAATGGTATGATAATTGTCAACTGCACACAATGTACTACAG GTTCTGTGTGCGACTTGTATGAAACAGGTCGCCTATTGCAGGATTGTGGAGTAATCTCTGGATATGATATGACTCCTGAAGCAGCTCTCACTAAGCTGGCCTATTGTCTTGGAAAGAGTGAGTGGTCATTGGAGGAGAAGAAAAAGATGATGCAACGCAATCTTCGGGGTGAACTTACAGCAGGGAAATCACCTGAAATGCAAGAATTTGATTTAGTGGATGCTGTTGCGAGATCTCTACATCTGTCTACACCGCAAGAATTGTCCCAGTTAGGAGCTACACTTTTTCCTGCTATGGTGAATTCTGCTGTAAAGGCGGGAGACTTAGCCAAGGTTGAACTCATGAAGTCATACGGGGCTGATTTATCAAGTGTCAATTATGATTATCGAACAGCTCTTCATATTGCCGCAGCTGAAGGGCGTGAGGATGTCGTAAAGCATCTCCTGCTACACGGTGTGACTGTTCATGTGCGTGATCGCCATGATCGTACACCACTCATGGAGGCGATTGCAAATGATCACCACGCAATTATTCGTCTTCTGATAAAATGTGGGGCACATATAACAGGATCAGCTCGAGGTGTGGGTGAATTTTTGTGTGCAGCAGCTGCAAGGGGAAGACTTGAGCGATTTGAGTCATATCGCTTAGCTGGGGCTGACCTGTCTCAGCCAGATCCTTCGGGACGCACTGCGCTTCATGTTGCTGCATTACACGGACATAAGAAGCTCGTGGAATATCTACTTAAGAATTATGTGGATAAAGATGAAGTGGATCTTCTTGGACTTACTGCGGAAGATTATGCAAAACGCAGTGGACACGAAGAGATTTGTGGAATTCTTCAAAGCGAACACAAAAATGGAATGAGCCACTAA
- the LOC129799450 gene encoding sodium-coupled monocarboxylate transporter 1-like, giving the protein MLSNIPMIIVLFSLSWIVGMGVFSTYVNCDPLAAGYTKKMDEILPFFVEDKFAYLPGFLGLFMATIFNGALSLSVSNINSLATVTWEDFLSPLPQFKGLTEKQEVNTIKFLGCVYSIIILGVAFGVGLLSGVIESAMLMTSVTAGPLLGVFILAMIFPMSNWKGAATGMIVSNIVSLWLAFGSFTVKSALPDLMPTYTDGCTNDTFSRTITKSSSSWLVNNMPLEVGWDMENVPTSPPVHDASVLESFYSISYMYWSIIGTLTTVIVGIVVSWLTASKEDIYDSKLLFKLAFKLSQYLPGKDRQYKNLPTKTTSGLVKDLKVTFPAEKDNLAFEIDGDPEFVNARKKSNGFTIATIEDINKIDIISDDNLPSKIIISDKNGKKEVGNGLESLQIKSLVVDNEQLLLKPIEIYKRIDENYV; this is encoded by the exons ATGTTATCCAACATTCCAATGATAATCGTGCTCTTCTCTCTGTCTTGGATTGTGGGCATGGGAGTATTTTCAACATACGTAAACTGTGATCCTCTGGCAGCAGGATATACCAAGAAAATGGACGAGATTCTACCATTTTTTGTGGAAGACAAATTTGCATATCTGCCTGGATTTCTTGGACTCTTCATGGCCACCATCTTCAATGGTGCTCTTAGCCTCAGTGTGTCAAATATTAATTCTCTAGCTACTGTAACGTGGGAGGATTTTTTATCCCCATTGCCACAGTTTAAAGGACTGACAGAGAAACAAGAAGTAAATACAATAAAGTTCCTTGGATGTGTGTACAGCATCATTATTTTGGGAGTAGCATTTGGAGTAGGACTTCTCTCAGGTGTGATTGAGAGTGCTATGTTGATGACTTCCGTGACTGCTGGTCCTCTTTTGGGAGTTTTTATACTGGCTATGATTTTTCCTATGTCAAATTGGAAGGGAGCAGCAACAGGAATGATTGTATCGAATATTGTTTCCCTTTGGCTAGCATTTGGTAGTTTTACTGTAAAATCTGCTCTACCAGACCTTATGCCAACATATACAGAT ggaTGTACGAATGACACATTCTCTCGAACCATCACAAAATCTTCATCATCGTGGTTGGTTAACAATATGCCTTTGGAAGTAGGCTGGGATATGGAAAATGTTCCTACTAGTCCTCCAGTGCATGATGC GTcagttttggaaagtttttattCCATTTCCTATATGTACTGGAGCATAATTGGAACATTAACAACTGTCATCGTAGGCATAGTTGTGAGTTGGTTGACTGCGTCTAAGGAAGACATATATGATTCAAAATTGCTGTTTAAACTTGCATTTAAATTGTCCCAGTATCTTCCCGGAAAAGACCGCCAATATAAAAATTTACCTACAAAAACTACTTCCGGTCTTGTTAAAGATCTTAAAGTTACATTTCCAGCTGAGAAGGATAATTTAGCATTTGAAATTGATGGAGATCCAGAATTTGTCAATGCCAGAAAGAAATCAAATGGTTTTACAATAGCTACCATTGAAGATATCAACAAGATAGACATAATAAGTGACGACAATTTGCCATCAAAAATTATCATAAGTGATAAAAATGGGAAAAAGGAAGTAGGAAATGGACTAGAATCCCTTCAAATTAAATCACTAGTTGTTGATAATGAACAACTTTTATTAAAACCAATAGAAATTTATAAACGCattgatgaaaattatgttTGA